A window of Nicotiana sylvestris chromosome 8, ASM39365v2, whole genome shotgun sequence genomic DNA:
aaccgcatgatacccttcatgggggaaaccttcagaaatacccaatcatcttctttgaacttcAAATCTCTGCGACAAACGTCTAAATAAGACTTTTGGAGACTTTGAGCAGTTTTTAACCTTTCCTtgataatcttgactttctccatatcCTGAAGCACAAGTTCCGGCCCTATTAATTCAGCTTCTCCAACTTCGAACCACCCAATaggagatctacatctcctaccatacaatggttcaaatggtgccatctggatactggcATGAAAGCTGTTCTTATAAGCAAACTTTATGAGTGgaaaatgatcatcccagctccATTTGAAATCAACAgtacaagcatgcaacatgtcctcaagcatcTAAATCATCCGCTCTACTTGCCCGTCAGtttaagggtgaaaagttgtgctaagatttaccagcgtgcccaaaccttgctgaaatttcttcaaaaagttggctgtgaactaagcccctcgatctgaaatgattgagattggagtgccatgcaacctgactatttctttgatatacagcTGAACATATTGTTCCGCTGTGTCAGTAGATTTAACTAGTAAGAAGTGCACTGATTTCGTGAGCCGATCCatgatcacccaaattgagtcgaacttgtgCGTAGTGTgcggtaaccctaccacaaaatccatgttgatcatctcccatttctacatttgaatttctatgctttgagccaatccatGGGGTCTTTGATGTTCAGCCTTTACTTGGTGACAATTcagacattttgccacaaagtctgccacattctttttcatgttattccaccaataaacttccttgagatcatgatgcATTTTCCTAGAACCTAGGTGCATGGAATcctagaagtgtgagcttctgccataaTCCTTTCCCGGAGACTGTCAATATTCggaacacataggcggccttGGTACCTTAAggtaccatcattcatgccaaaggaaaaagctgtggtcttgtatttatgaatcccctctttcagttgtgctaacaatggatcgttgaattgcttctctttcacttccGTCAGAAGAGATAATTCAACCCTATTCTGCATAATcactcctccttcattagagtctgcAAGGTGAACTCCAAAACTAGCTAACTGATGTACCTCCTGGGCCAAGGGCCtttgatatgcctccaaatgagccaaacttcccatagattttcgactaagagcatctgccacaacattagccttccccgagtgatagagaatatcaatgtcatagtccttgagaaactctagccatcttctttgtctcagattcaactccttctatttgaaaatatattgaaggctcttgtgatccgtaaatacttccacatggaccccatacaaataatgtcacgagatctttagcgcaaacaccactgccgcaagctctaagtcatgggttggatagttcttttcatgatttttgagttgcctagaagcgtagGCTATTACCTTGCTGTGCTGCATTAACTCACACCCAATCCCGAtccttgaagcatcgcaatacaccacaaatccctctGTACCCTCTGGCAGGGCTAATACTGATGgtgtagtcaatcttgatttcaattctcggaatctcctttcacaagcatcagACCAGTGGAGCCTAACTGCTTTctgcgtcaatttagtcaatggagaggcaaaagtagaaaacccctccacaaatcttcTGTAGTACACAGCCAAACCCAAGAATCTATGAATCTctattggagtggtaggtctaggctaATTCTTCACTACTACAATCTTTTGAGGGTCAACCATAATTCCCTCCCTggagacgacatgacccaagaatgcgacaaattcaagccaaaattcacattttgaaaattttgcatacagttGATGTTGCTAAAGAGTTTGCAGAACTACCCTGATGGTCAACATGGTCCTCCTGACTAtgggaatacacaagaatatcgtcaatgaagactatcacaaaaaaGACTtgaaaaggcttgaagactcgattcatgagatccatgaaagctgccggggcattttttagcccaaaagacatcaccagaaattcaaagtgcccataccgagtcctgcaagctgtttttggaatatcctgcacctttatcttcaattgatgatacccggaccacatgtcaatttttgagaaacacgtatcaccttgcaattgatcaaacaagtcatctattcttggtagaggatatttatttcttgattgtgaccttgttgagtTGCCGCTAGTCAATACACATCATTagagacccatctttcttccttacaaacaagatTGGTgcgccccacggtgacacactcggccggatgaaacccttTTATAGCAAatccttcagttgttcctttagctctttcaattctgtCGGTGCCATTCTGtgaggtggaattgatataggctgcGTGCCTGGCATCACATCGATCCAAATATATCTCCCTATCTAGTATCCCAGGGAGTTTATCTGGAAAGACATccggaaattcattcacaactggcaTAAACTAAAGGCTAGGCGCCTCAGCATTGGTATCTGTAACCcgaactaaatgatagatacaccccttcttgatcatcttcgtggccttaaggtaagaaatgaaccgacctttaggcactacattatctcccttccattcaacaacgggctcattaggaaattcaagcctcgTGGTTCAAGTACGACAATCAAGTTTGCCAAAggatgaataaagccaatccattcccattattacatcaaagttGACCATCCCTAATTGAATAAGATCGGCTGTGGTATCCCTATCCAGTACCATAATAACACAACCTCTATAAACTCGAGCTGCCGTAATATACTCACCAACCAAAGTAGACACCGAAAATGGCTCATGAAGTTGTtctggttctatcccaaattccatagcaacaaaaggggtaacttaggacaaggtggaaccaggctcaataagtgcatacacatcattaGATTGGATagtcagaatacctgtaacaacatctggagaagcctctgtAGTCTAgcgaccactcatagcatagaaccgaCTGGGTCCTCCTGAACTCTGCGCACCACCGCTAACTGCTCCATGCCCTACGGGTGCTGGGGTACCTCGAGCTAGAGAGGGGGCTGAAGATGTAGCAGCTACTGGACTGACTAGCTGTGTTGTGCCCCTACACGCTCCCTGGCGAGATACACGACAATGCCTCTAaatatgacccctcatcccacatccatagcataCGGGTAAATCCAGATAGCAAATCCATGAGTACATCTTCCCGCACCTGGGGCACGGGGACCTCTCTTGTAACTGGGATCTCTCTACTTACCGACCCCGCTGGTGGATTCCCCTATTTCCCTGACCAGACCCGAAACGACTCCACTGTTGCTACTGGCTGGGACCTAATGGCAGTGCACTGGCTGAAGACTGTGCAATAGACTGGGACGAccctgatgatcctcccctgaaagctgatattcccccacctagtgactctcCCATGTTTCCCGAAGATTGGGCCTTGCTGTTGCCCTCTCACTCCATTTTGTTCTTCAGTTTACGGTTCTCTATGGCCTGATGAAATGgtaccatcttcccataattcatgttaGAATTCAATGCAACCATAGAAGCCTTATTAATAGTCAAAGGATTAAGGCTTTGGACAAACCGGCGCACCCtggcctccattgtgggcaacatatgaatggcatacttggacaagcgagcaaactccatgtggtactcccacacacttctTCTACCTTGCTTCAGATTTTCAAACTTTGCAGCATGGGTTGCCCTTGTCTTAGCAGGCaggaaatgatctataaaggcattggcaaactcgctccacctcgccggagggctcccctcctcacgggaatcttcccacaactcaaaccacgAATAGGCCACCCCGTTCAGATGATaggcagccaactctactccctctatctcagttgcacgcataaccctaagggtcttgtgcatctcatcaataaaatcctgagggTCTTCTTCTAGATTGGCACCCgaaaacactggagggtctaactgaagaaatctATTCACCCTGGAACAGGTGGAATCCCCTTGCTGACTGTATGAACTGGGCGCAACATTGGACCTCTAggcctgagaggccactagctgggtCAACATCTAAATAactcccctaagatccccatcagaaataCCAGAACCGGAAGCTGGGGCTGGATGCAGAACAGGAGTATCAATGGGAGGGATAGTGGTACCTCCGCAGGTGTAGGAACTGGGGTAGTCTACTATGGAATAGAAGACAGGGTGATAGCAGGGAGACTACCCTCACCCGCAGTATCAAGCAGTGAATCATCAGCCACCCCTGAGGAGGTATTGGCTTCTTGGCCAATTCTCactttcttcttaggtgccatttactgaaagatagaacaatgcaCTAGTTAGAGGGGGAATAGTTTCATAACACGTTTTGCCgcacgatccagaatatcaaagaagggtgctATTACTAAATGACCAAGTAgtctccaacttatagatgtggtcgacaacacaccgataacaAGGACTCTACTAGGTACGACTTCGAGACATCCTAGgatactttaaaaccttaggctctgataccaagtttttcACACCCCAACCTCAGGAGGCGAGAcgggcgctcaatcgagtgaccCAACTGAACAAGTCTTTttaacactttctacccaactcaatatgattaGTGGAAACATGCTTTCGTTTAGAGATTAATAGATCATTTCATATCGCAACCTCAAACCATAGTTAAGTTCCAAGATTGCATATAATCACAATTTAGAGAAACAAGAGTTTGAGattacaacatagttcatagacccatccaacccacgtacataacccacacaaatgtctacggagcctctaaagataAAAAAGACAATTATGAaaacgccggcaacaaggccctggctatacctcaaaagtgaaaatctacaacaaaagatgtgcaacataaccccttgaaggaaaaaggggATCACCAAGACTATGAGAGGAGGATACTCTGCTACGCGTGATCGGAAttgtccgctatggagccacctatatttatttaaaaatgtagcgccctcggcaaaagggacgttagtaccatagaatagtactagtatgcataactaaacaccatcttattagaaagaactatcatacaagaattCAAGGAAATCACAAGAGTCAATCAAAGCTTTAACCAAACACCACATCATTAAataaagaatcatacaactttcacATGATTTCCGTAACTTTAGTTTAGGGCATTTCATATGTTCAGCATTGttctcaatac
This region includes:
- the LOC138875230 gene encoding uncharacterized protein, which gives rise to MEFGIEPEQLHEPFSVSTLVGEYITAARVYRGCVIMVLDRDTTADLIQLGMVNFDVIMGMDWLYSSFGKLDCHKLPGILDREIYLDRCDARHAAYINSTSQNGTDRIERAKGTTEGFAIKGQEDHVDHQGSSANSLATSTKAVRLHWSDACERRFRELKSRLTTPSVLALPEGTEGFVVYCDASRIGIGCELMQHSKANVVADALSRKSMGSLAHLEAYQRPLAQEVHQLASFGVHLADSNEGGVIMQNRVELSLLTEVKEKQFNDPLLAQLKEGIHKYKTTAFSFGMNDGSRKMHHDLKEVYWWNNMKKNVADFVAKCLNCHQVKAEHQRPHGLAQSIEIQM